Proteins encoded in a region of the Bacillus horti genome:
- a CDS encoding RNA polymerase sigma factor — MRQEIVSKVKQAQKGNKEAFCWLIKHYEQTLYRIAKSYLKSDADCADVIQETILMAYQNLKSLRQPEYFYTWLVRIEINECHRSLKQKKKIIPVQTLKDKPHIDNYEQLELQEILEQLDEDLRIIVTLYYQEDCSIKEIAEMLDIPIGTVKSRLFRARTQLIKVMNKSNARCASNEPF; from the coding sequence ATGAGACAAGAAATTGTAAGCAAGGTAAAACAAGCGCAAAAAGGAAATAAAGAAGCATTCTGTTGGCTGATCAAGCATTATGAACAAACCCTATATCGAATTGCCAAGTCCTACTTAAAATCAGATGCAGATTGTGCGGATGTGATTCAGGAAACTATTCTAATGGCCTATCAAAACCTGAAAAGCTTAAGGCAGCCTGAATATTTTTATACGTGGCTTGTACGGATAGAAATCAACGAATGTCATAGGTCGTTAAAGCAGAAAAAGAAAATCATCCCTGTCCAGACTCTCAAAGACAAGCCTCATATAGATAACTATGAACAGCTAGAGCTACAAGAAATTCTTGAACAGTTGGATGAAGATTTACGTATTATAGTCACGCTCTACTATCAGGAGGATTGTTCTATTAAGGAGATTGCTGAGATGCTCGACATCCCCATTGGCACTGTTAAATCAAGGTTGTTTCGAGCAAGAACACAGCTAATAAAGGTCATGAATAAATCGAATGCGAGGTGTGCCTCAAATGAACCATTCTGA